The Hemicordylus capensis ecotype Gifberg chromosome 6, rHemCap1.1.pri, whole genome shotgun sequence genome window below encodes:
- the LOC128330184 gene encoding serine/threonine-protein kinase SBK2-like, giving the protein MKLIPGNIAKGLEEMVLLTAQNLPQVEVAKSYTILRELGSGSYGHVLMAVHQRQGTPMALKFVHKKDTELQDFLSEYCIALTLGAHPCIATALGIAFQTPHHYVFAQELALANDLFSLMVPQVGVPEQRVKRCTLQLASALEYMETKGLVHRDIKPENVLLCDPECRRIKLTDFGLSCPRGCAIEALPESLPYTAPELCSLGPKARLEAQPSLDTWALGVLLFCVLTGYFPWLTACPTDRHYHGFVCWHRSPRFAPRPPHWGRFTPQALEMLKGLLMPNPAHRSPAKEVMNYIKAPWLLPQTLSHARPSRELLGTSRRC; this is encoded by the exons ATGAAGCTAATCCCAGGCAACATTGCAAAGGGACTGGAAGAGATGGTGCTGTTGACGGCTCAGAATTTGCCTCAGGTGGAGGTGGCAAAAAGTTACACCATTCTTCGAGAGCTGGGCAGTGGCTCCTATGGGCATGTGCTGATGGCAGTCCACCAGCGCCAAG GGACACCCATGGCGCTGAAATTTGTGCATAAGAAAGATACGGAACTACAGGATTTCCTAAGTGAATACTGCATTGCTCTGACCTTGGGGGCTCACCCCTGCATTGCCACAGCCCTTGGAATTGCCTTCCAGACCCCCCATCATTACGTCTTTGCACAGGAGCTGGCCTTGGCCAATGACCTCTTCTCTCTCATGGTGCCGCAG GTTGGCGTGCCGGAGCAGCGGGTGAAGCGCTGCACCCTTCAACTTGCCAGTGCCCTAGAGTACATGGAAACCAAAGGCCTGGTCCACCGGGACATAAAGCCCGAGAATGTGCTGCTTTGTGACCCTGAATGCCGGCGCATCAAACTGACTGACTTTGGGTTGAGCTGCCCACGAGGCTGTGCCATCGAGGCCTTGCCTGAAAGCCTGCCCTACACAGCGCCCGAGTTGTGTAGCCTAGGCCCAAAAGCCCGCCTAGAGGCTCAGCCTAGCCTTGACACCTGGGCTCTGGGAGTGCTGCTCTTCTGCGTGCTCACTGGCTACTTCCCCTGGCTCACAGCTTGCCCCACCGACCGGCATTACCATGGCTTTGTCTGCTGGCATCGGAGCCCACGCTTTGCCCCACGCCCACCCCACTGGGGACGCTTCACCCCACAAGCACTGGAGATGTTGAAAGGGCTGTTGATGCCTAACCCAGCCCACCGAAGCCCTGCCAAGGAGGTCATGAATTATATCAAGGCACCTTGGTTGCTACCACAGACCCTGAGCCATGCCCGGCCCAGCAGGGAACTTCTCGGCACTAGCCGGCGGTGCTAG